The following proteins are encoded in a genomic region of Musa acuminata AAA Group cultivar baxijiao chromosome BXJ2-11, Cavendish_Baxijiao_AAA, whole genome shotgun sequence:
- the LOC135627219 gene encoding probable beta-1,3-galactosyltransferase 8 yields MSLMGGLVKAVSERPQQPEKKPRGRPSPGRAVAVICFACFLVAFVFSRPVSFLPSEKKTRFVYSSSSSSSSSSSSSSCESSLPRSSQDCESRTTSGKANPRDIIREVSKTHQAIRSLDKSISSLEMELAVARMNSNGGSSSSGHGKGLKKAFAVIGINTGFGSKKRRESVRQTWMPRGTKLKRLEEEKSVVVRFVIGHSATPGGALDRAIDAEDAETKDFLRLDHLEGYHELSSKTRVYFATAVAIWDADFYLKVDDDVHVNLGILTTNLARYRGKSRVYMGCMKSGPVLFQTGVKYHEPEHWKFGEEGNKYFRHATGQIYAISKDLALYISTNAPILHKYANEDVSLGSWLIGLEVEHIDDRSMCCGTPPDCEWKTRSGNVCVASFDWSCSGVCKSVDRMKDVHKSCGESDAAIWDVVL; encoded by the exons ATGAGCTTGATGGGTGGGTTGGTGAAGGCAGTCAGCGAGAGACCGCAGCAGCCGGAGAAGAAGCCGCGCGGTCGGCCGTCGCCGGGAAGAGCAGTCGCCGTGATCTGCTTCGCCTGCTTCTTGGTGGCCTTCGTCTTTAGCAGGCCGGTCAGCTTCCTGCCATCAGAAAAGAAAACAAGATtcgtttattcttcttcttcttcttcttcttcttcttcttcttcttcttcttgtgagtCGAGCTTGCCACGGTCATCGCAAGACTGCGAGAGCAGAACA ACATCAGGGAAGGCCAATCCAAGGGATATCATAAGGGAAGTGTCGAAGACTCATCAAGCGATTCG GTCCTTGGACAAGTCCATCTCATCGTTGGAGATGGAACTGGCAGTGGCCAGGATGAACTCCAACGGTGGCTCGTCTTCCTCCGGCCACGGTAAGGGCCTGAAGAAGGCATTCGCCGTCATCGGAATCAACACCGGCTTCGGCAGCAAGAAGAGGCGCGAATCGGTTCGACAAACTTGGATGCCAAGAG GGACCAAGTTGAAGAgactggaggaggagaagagcgtGGTGGTGCGGTTCGTGATCGGGCACAGCGCCACCCCCGGCGGAGCTCTCGACCGCGCCATCGACGCAGAGGACGCGGAGACCAAGGACTTCCTAAGGCTGGATCACCTGGAGGGATACCACGAGCTCTCCTCCAAGACCCGGGTGTACTTTGCCACCGCCGTCGCCATCTGGGACGCCGACTTCTACCTCAAGGTCGACGACGACGTGCATGTCAATCTCG GAATCCTTACTACGAATCTCGCTCGGTACAGAGGCAAATCAAGAGTCTATATGGGTTGCATGAAATCTGGGCCGGTTTTGTTCCAAAC GGGCGTGAAATATCACGAACCCGAACACTGGAAATTTGGTGAGGAAGGAAACAAGTACTTCAGACATGCGACTGGCCAAATCTACGCCATCTCCAAAGACCTTGCTTTGTACATCTCCACAAACGC GCCAATACTCCATAAGTATGCAAACGAAGATGTTTCCTTGGGCTCATGGTTGATCGGCTTGGAAGTCGAGCACATCGATGACAGAAGCATGTGTTGCGGAACACCTCCAG ACTGCGAATGGAAGACTCGATCTGGGAATGTCTGCGTTGCATCGTTCGACTGGTCATGCAGCGGAGTCTGCAAGTCCGTGGACAGGATGAAGGATGTGCACAAAAGCTGCGGCGAGAGCGACGCAGCCATTTGGGATgttgttctttag
- the LOC135627220 gene encoding DNA repair RAD52-like protein 1, mitochondrial, with translation MASFVRTRLCDRRASAVSRSYAVAATARPSSASPNLANERPAALKPATVEEEEVPTSGICRPLSEILRELNKKVPDSLIRTRVENGVATRHIPWHFINRILNVHAPEWSGEIRSIVYSTDGSSVSVVYRVTLYGTDAEIYREASGTASVKDTEHGDPVQKAEAMAFRRACARLGLGLHLYHEDTS, from the exons ATGGCGAGCTTTGTCCGAACCCGCCTCTGCGACCGCCGCGCGTCCGCGGTCTCTCGCTCCTACGCCGTTGCGGCCACCGCCAGACCTTCTTCCGCCTCGCCCAACTTGGCGAACGAGAGACCTGCCGCGCTGAAGCCGGcgacggtggaggaagaggaggtcccCACGTCGGGCATCTGCCGCCCCCTTTCGGAGATCCTCAGGGAGCTTAACAAGAAGGTCCCGGATTCGCTCATCAGGACCCGCGTAGAAAACGGCGTGGCCACCAGACACATCCCTTG GCACTTCATCAATCGAATTCTGAATGTACATGCTCCTG AATGGTCTGGTGAGATTCGAAGCATTGTGTATTCAACGGATGGGAGTTCAGTCTCTGTTGTTTATCGTGTAACTCTATATGGGACAGATGCTGAG ATTTATAGAGAAGCAAGTGGAACTGCTTCTGTTAAGGATACGGAGCACGGAGACCCTGTGCAGAAGGCAGAAGCGATGGCATTCCGAAGAGCTTGTGCACGCCTTGGGCTTGGACTTCATCTTTACCATGAAGACACATCATAA